Proteins from one Larimichthys crocea isolate SSNF chromosome XX, L_crocea_2.0, whole genome shotgun sequence genomic window:
- the LOC109141713 gene encoding complement C1q-like protein 2, with the protein MGERGGWRQSMCTGSYSYLGTGTSLEACQPDTCALLSELAALREKLAAMTQTQSKLEETLSAAMATMEASVQSYKSEVEELWRVNENHDKQLKALADVTSAASSKIAFTATLESSVGPFAQDMTLRYLRILTNIGKGYNPATGIFTATVRGVYYFRYTMFNNIVGHPNSVVLLMKNGQRMVSSWDTAGGDANDSASNAAVLQLEVGDNVYVQLFRNRLLYDDGMFYNTFSGFLLYSL; encoded by the exons atgggagagagaggagggtggagacAAA GCATGTGCACTGGGAGTTACAGCTACCTAGGGACTGGGACCAGCCTGGAAGCCTGTCAACCCGACACCTGCGCCCTGCTCAGTGAGTTGGCAGCCTTGAGAGAGAAGCTGGCAGCCATGACGCAGACACAGAGCAAGCTTGAGGAAACCCTCAGTGCCGCAATGGCCACGATGGAAGCGAGCGTGCAGTCCTACAAAAGCGAGGTGGAGGAGCTCTGGCGGGTAAACGAGAATCATGACAAGCAGCTGAAGGCACTCGCAGACGTCACGTCTGCAGCTTCATCAAAGATCGCTTTCACCGCTACTTTAGAGAGCTCAGTTGGTCCGTTTGCACAAGACATGACACTGAGATATCTAAGAATCCTCACTAACATCGGCAAAGGCTACAACCCCGCCACTGGCATCTTCACCGCCACAGTCCGGGGGGTCTACTACTTCCGCTACACTATGTTCAACAACATCGTCGGACATCCCAACTCAGTGGTGTTACTGATGAAGAACGGCCAGAGGATGGTGTCTTCCTGGGACACTGCGGGTGGCGATGCAAACGACAGTGCGTCCAACGCAGCGGTGTTGCAGCTGGAGGTCGGAGACAACGTGTATGTGCAGCTCTTCCGGAATAGACTCCTCTACGACGACGGCATGTTCTACAACACCTTCAGCGGTTTCCTGCTCTACAGCTTGTGA